In the Colwellia sp. 20A7 genome, one interval contains:
- a CDS encoding DUF3549 family protein, protein MNTIDTISQLLHSSNSQFRLYDIGRKIEKISKEQFEKIERNQIPYPTPSQGHACIAIAFWQKKSPQPFLWLLKFPLDERGLLNQGARNHFIAIIIEALGSDLMQDANEKQEELLKSNPYLFTPAQYKLATLNSKINFELKQKPSEYLSPFLTYLSDEGDWDNWQIVGVQGITDFSVRIKEKENSRKLINALPHLPNEVLFPLCGALENEDLPVELIDTLLDLLEKNLELMRGHNENNDNLLQTQQYLLRSLASNCHHIHVEKFINTLLAQDNIAAELLITLSGRCWTALSGPKKLIAYFEHLIACEDQALFNSIFKDLVAIPSIRPIVFECMRSPNRSNALSQAIGQLFN, encoded by the coding sequence ATGAATACTATAGACACTATTTCACAGCTTTTGCATTCATCAAACTCTCAATTTCGTCTTTATGATATTGGCCGAAAAATAGAAAAAATCTCAAAAGAACAATTTGAAAAAATTGAACGTAATCAAATACCATACCCAACACCTTCTCAAGGTCACGCATGTATTGCCATTGCTTTCTGGCAAAAGAAATCACCTCAGCCTTTTTTATGGTTATTAAAATTCCCTCTTGATGAACGTGGATTACTGAATCAAGGAGCTAGAAATCACTTTATTGCAATAATCATTGAAGCACTTGGTAGTGATCTAATGCAAGATGCAAATGAAAAACAAGAAGAGTTACTAAAGAGTAACCCTTACCTTTTCACACCTGCACAGTACAAGTTAGCCACATTAAACAGTAAAATTAACTTTGAACTAAAGCAGAAACCTAGTGAATATTTATCACCATTTTTAACATATCTTTCTGATGAAGGTGACTGGGATAATTGGCAGATAGTTGGCGTACAGGGTATTACTGACTTTTCAGTTCGCATCAAAGAGAAAGAAAACAGTAGAAAATTAATTAATGCGCTACCTCACCTTCCTAATGAAGTATTGTTTCCGCTATGTGGTGCATTAGAGAATGAAGATTTACCTGTAGAATTAATTGATACTTTACTAGATTTACTAGAAAAAAACCTGGAGTTAATGAGGGGACATAACGAAAATAATGATAACCTTCTTCAAACCCAACAATATTTACTTCGTAGTTTAGCTAGTAATTGTCATCATATTCACGTTGAAAAATTTATTAACACACTGCTAGCACAAGATAATATCGCTGCTGAGTTATTAATTACACTTTCTGGTCGATGTTGGACTGCGCTTAGTGGCCCTAAAAAATTAATTGCATATTTTGAGCATCTCATCGCGTGTGAAGATCAGGCTCTATTTAATAGTATATTTAAAGACTTGGTAGCAATACCATCAATTCGCCCAATAGTTTTTGAGTGTATGCGCTCACCTAATCGAAGCAATGCTCTATCGCAGGCTATTGGCCAACTATTTAACTAA
- a CDS encoding DUF3301 domain-containing protein, translated as MENIYYLLVVCLVFWYFIYLRKVSEAALIHANRYCEQSQLQFIAIARRSSRLTFNKKHGLVWFSLFDIEFSGDGESSNHATLSLYGLKLDNVDVPPYRV; from the coding sequence ATGGAAAATATTTACTATTTATTAGTTGTCTGTTTGGTTTTTTGGTATTTTATTTACTTGAGAAAAGTATCTGAAGCGGCGCTTATTCATGCAAATCGATATTGTGAACAAAGCCAGTTACAATTTATTGCTATTGCAAGACGTTCAAGCCGGTTAACATTCAACAAGAAACATGGTCTTGTGTGGTTCAGCTTGTTTGATATAGAGTTTAGCGGCGACGGAGAGTCCAGTAATCATGCTACATTGAGTTTATATGGATTAAAATTGGATAATGTTGATGTTCCTCCTTATCGAGTTTAA
- a CDS encoding alpha/beta fold hydrolase, with protein MSKTLINFVHANGFPAGSYQTLFDYLPAQYQIVSHEKYGHDERYPVENNWQPLVDELINFVKQQLVIHNQEQVFNVGHSFGGVIAFIAACQQPALFKGLIMLDPPVITGATAFGMKLVKNTRFIDKYSPSGKSKIRRTHWPLGTDVAKLFSSKRLFKNFDERCLNDYVKHGIVERNDQLELAFSAQVETDIFRNLADNLSSYKDKLKIPATLLYAEQTDVCPHLFFKKFAKLNKSINVTTTPGSHMFPLEQPENTAKLITSIIENS; from the coding sequence ATGTCAAAAACACTTATTAACTTTGTTCACGCGAATGGTTTTCCTGCCGGCAGCTACCAAACACTATTTGATTACTTACCAGCACAATATCAGATCGTATCACATGAGAAATATGGCCATGATGAACGATACCCTGTTGAAAACAACTGGCAACCCCTAGTGGATGAACTTATTAACTTTGTTAAGCAGCAACTAGTCATACATAATCAAGAACAGGTGTTCAATGTAGGCCACTCATTTGGAGGAGTAATTGCTTTTATTGCCGCTTGCCAACAACCGGCATTATTCAAAGGTCTCATTATGTTAGATCCACCTGTAATAACTGGCGCTACTGCCTTTGGAATGAAACTTGTTAAGAACACTCGATTTATTGATAAATATAGTCCTTCGGGCAAATCAAAAATAAGAAGAACACATTGGCCGTTAGGCACCGATGTTGCAAAGTTGTTCTCGAGTAAAAGGTTATTTAAAAATTTTGATGAACGCTGTTTAAACGATTATGTAAAACATGGCATTGTTGAGAGAAATGATCAATTAGAATTAGCTTTTTCGGCACAAGTAGAAACTGATATTTTCAGAAATTTGGCAGACAACTTATCAAGCTATAAAGATAAGCTGAAAATACCCGCAACATTACTATATGCGGAGCAAACAGATGTATGTCCTCATCTATTTTTTAAGAAGTTTGCTAAATTAAATAAAAGTATTAATGTAACCACAACCCCAGGGAGCCATATGTTCCCCTTAGAGCAGCCTGAAAACACCGCAAAGCTAATAACAAGTATTATAGAGAACTCATAA
- a CDS encoding pseudouridine synthase: protein MSFQLNNPVSEINDEKPILTILYQDEYLVAVDKPAGLFVHRSFMDKNEIYFALQLVRDQIGKYVYPVHRLDRPTSGVLLFALTKEVAQKMNTAFANKSNEMSTDINEQEEAYTNTELTKTYFALVRGHLLMTDHDILIDHALKEKLDKLGDKNVSRDKPAQLAKTNYRVIKKASLPISLGKFDSVRYSLVKLMPITGRRHQIRRHLAHLRHPIIGDINYGDNKQNPFFIDHFGFKRLMLIAKSLSFIHPITREQVSIDAAFDEQWQYIFNILDWSGDIS from the coding sequence ATGTCTTTCCAACTTAATAATCCAGTTTCTGAAATAAACGATGAAAAACCTATATTAACTATTCTCTACCAAGATGAATACCTCGTTGCTGTTGATAAACCAGCAGGCTTATTTGTTCATCGTAGTTTTATGGACAAAAATGAAATCTATTTTGCTTTACAGTTAGTTCGAGATCAAATAGGTAAGTACGTTTATCCTGTACACAGGTTAGATAGGCCAACATCAGGTGTTTTGTTATTTGCTTTAACAAAAGAGGTTGCGCAAAAAATGAATACAGCTTTTGCTAATAAATCAAATGAGATGAGCACTGATATAAATGAGCAAGAAGAAGCGTATACGAATACAGAGTTAACAAAAACTTATTTTGCTTTAGTACGTGGGCATTTACTAATGACAGACCATGATATCTTGATAGATCATGCACTCAAGGAAAAACTTGATAAACTTGGTGACAAAAATGTCAGTCGTGACAAACCAGCTCAATTGGCAAAAACTAATTATCGTGTAATAAAAAAAGCAAGCTTACCTATTTCATTAGGGAAGTTTGATAGTGTTCGGTATTCTCTAGTGAAGCTAATGCCTATTACTGGGCGAAGACATCAAATTAGGCGTCACCTTGCACATTTACGTCATCCAATAATTGGAGACATAAATTATGGAGATAATAAACAAAATCCATTTTTTATTGATCACTTTGGTTTTAAGCGTTTAATGCTTATCGCCAAATCATTAAGTTTTATTCATCCTATTACGCGTGAACAAGTAAGCATTGATGCGGCATTTGATGAGCAATGGCAGTACATTTTTAATATACTCGATTGGTCAGGAGATATAAGTTAA